From Toxorhynchites rutilus septentrionalis strain SRP chromosome 2, ASM2978413v1, whole genome shotgun sequence, a single genomic window includes:
- the LOC129766508 gene encoding uncharacterized protein K02A2.6-like produces MFKSDRILIPRSLRQQFIEKLYTAHLGVDYTIRAARESMYWPGMAEQITNFVRNCEVCMTFSASQARAPMSTHQIPDFPFQRVNIDLGEVKKDGKKFHMMVMADSFSDFIEVDFLKDTKTPTIIQICKRHFARHGVPEIIVTDNGPQFNNEEWCDFGKVWGFEHVTSAPYHAQGNGKSESAIKSMKQLYRKCSKSGTDFWKALSQHRNTPNAIGSSPNQRLFSRDTRNEIPRITNKLQPPKSAAVKQRITEKRQVTKASYDKRSKELPKLRVGDDVFVQRRPDIISDWEKATLVRQLPDRSCEVKTQDGGIFRRSATHVKPGQNVYVRGNGDRSDSDQNTHESSTNRVFDQYNRNERDNAEPSSTGNDKASTSSEEVDQQPMELTARGGRPKREIRIPTRFSDFVT; encoded by the coding sequence ATGTTCAAATCAGACCGTATATTGATACCAAGAAGTCTTCGACAGCAGTTTATCGAAAAACTTTATACAGCACACTTGGGAGTAGATTACACCATTCGGGCGGCACGTGAATCTATGTATTGGCCAGGAATGGCAGAGCAGATTACGAACTTTGTACGGAATTGTGAAGTATGCATGACGTTCAGCGCTAGTCAAGCAAGAGCACCTATGAGTACACATCAGATACCTGATTTTCCTTTTCAACGTGTAAATATCGATCTCGGCGAAGTGAAGAAGGACGGAAAAAAGTTCCACATGATGGTCATGGCAGATAGTTTTTCTGATTTCATTGAAGTAGATTTCCTGAAAGATACCAAAACACCAACGATCATCCAAATTTGCAAGCGTCATTTTGCTAGGCATGGAGTACCCGAGATTATCGTGACGGACAATGGTCCACAGTTTAATAATGAGGAATGGTGTGATTTCGGGAAGGTTTGGGGTTTTGAACACGTCACGTCAGCACCGTACCATGCCCAAGGAAATGGTAAATCCGAGTCAGCCATCAAATCTATGAAGCAATTGTATCGAAAATGCTCGAAAAGTGGCACTGATTTCTGGAAAGCCCTATCACAACATCGAAATACTCCCAATGCAATTGGATCCAGCCCAAACCAACGCTTGTTTTCAAGGGACACGCGAAACGAAATACCTCGGATCACAAATAAATTACAACCTCCAAAGTCTGCAGCAGTGAAACAACGTATTACTGAGAAGAGACAAGTGACCAAAGCAAGTTATGACAAGCGTTCCAAGGAATTACCAAAATTGCGGGTGGGAGACGATGTATTCGTGCAGCGTCGACCAGATATTATATCGGACTGGGAGAAAGCTACTCTTGTTAGGCAACTTCCAGACAGATCATGTGAAGTGAAAACACAAGACGGTGGTATATTTCGTCGAAGTGCTACGCATGTGAAACCCGGTCAGAATGTTTATGTTCGAGGAAATGGAGACAGAAGCGATTCTGATCAGAATACACATGAGAGTTCAACGAATCGTGTCTTTGACCAATACAATCGCAATGAACGGGATAACGCTGAGCCATCTTCTACTGGAAACGATAAAGCCAGCACATCGAGTGAGGAGGTAGACCAACAACCAATGGAGCTGACAGCGCGTGGAGGTCGACCTAAAAGAGAAATCAGAATTCCTacaagattttcagattttgtcACCTAA